The following coding sequences are from one Reyranella humidisoli window:
- a CDS encoding NAD-dependent epimerase/dehydratase family protein: MESEGSSSSSVRSDGISGPVLVTGAGGYLGGRVIGQLRAKGVESLGLARGGGSDIACDLLDAGSVRNVVDRTVPRVVVHCAAAVPRNAGGYDDAEAGADSVRMVRNLVDAGVANIVFASSMTVYGPGEMEPLREDRVDPRSAYGRAKLEAEALLASAAGCSAVALRLPGLFGPPRRNGLVYALCEAIRKGRTPTLPAQPLMWSAMHVDDAASTMVRAALRQPGPGFVTNVGYAGPLSVSLLVQRLREIAGVQIEYDVPHPSFEMDLGTLQSTLGLPQGDLGSRLSEMLEYAAVDVV; encoded by the coding sequence ATGGAAAGCGAAGGATCTTCAAGCTCAAGCGTGCGTAGCGACGGTATCTCCGGCCCCGTGTTGGTCACGGGAGCTGGAGGCTATCTCGGAGGCCGGGTCATCGGCCAACTGCGGGCGAAGGGCGTCGAGAGCCTTGGCCTGGCACGCGGCGGTGGATCGGATATTGCCTGCGATCTTCTGGATGCGGGCAGTGTGCGCAATGTCGTGGATCGGACAGTTCCCCGCGTCGTCGTCCATTGTGCGGCGGCGGTTCCCAGGAACGCCGGCGGATACGATGATGCGGAGGCGGGTGCTGACAGCGTGAGAATGGTCCGAAATCTGGTCGATGCCGGTGTCGCCAACATCGTCTTCGCATCGTCGATGACGGTCTACGGGCCCGGAGAGATGGAACCGCTGCGCGAGGATCGCGTTGATCCGCGATCGGCCTACGGCCGCGCCAAGCTCGAAGCGGAAGCCCTGTTGGCTTCCGCCGCCGGCTGCAGTGCTGTTGCGTTGCGGCTTCCGGGGCTCTTCGGCCCGCCGCGACGGAACGGCCTCGTCTACGCACTGTGCGAGGCGATCAGGAAGGGGAGGACGCCGACGTTGCCAGCACAGCCGCTGATGTGGTCGGCGATGCATGTCGACGATGCGGCCTCCACGATGGTCCGGGCCGCGTTGCGTCAGCCTGGACCGGGGTTCGTGACAAACGTCGGTTATGCAGGGCCGCTCTCCGTTTCCCTGCTCGTGCAGCGCCTGCGGGAGATTGCCGGCGTACAGATCGAGTACGACGTGCCGCATCCGTCCTTCGAGATGGACCTCGGCACGCTTCAGTCCACGCTGGGTCTGCCGCAGGGCGACCTGGGAAGCCGCCTCAGCGAAATGCTCGAATACGCCGCGGTTGACGTAGTATAA
- a CDS encoding class I SAM-dependent methyltransferase translates to MAAPQYPKPASESLKQVVRDIMSTKGRLYAQIPHPDFADWPSKHLPKKRQAIIGPHLEYKGGTALDIGAYFGAFSLWLDDLGYTVTAVERNKQCVQVIRELRELWGKKFDLFEGSYYDTPNTKHDVIFALNVLHHSLKRKETTEQLEAFLPKLDCKMMIFESHDDGELPMKSAYRPLSPDDFVKLISEKTGLGKVEEIGIDGKRRIFKLKRA, encoded by the coding sequence ATGGCGGCACCTCAGTATCCGAAACCGGCATCCGAGAGTCTCAAGCAGGTCGTCCGGGACATCATGAGCACCAAGGGCAGGCTCTATGCCCAGATCCCGCATCCGGATTTCGCAGATTGGCCGTCGAAGCATCTGCCCAAGAAGCGGCAGGCGATCATCGGTCCGCATCTTGAGTACAAGGGCGGCACCGCGCTCGACATCGGCGCTTACTTCGGCGCCTTCTCGCTGTGGCTGGACGATCTCGGCTATACGGTAACCGCCGTTGAGCGCAACAAGCAGTGCGTCCAGGTCATTCGCGAGCTCCGCGAACTCTGGGGCAAGAAGTTCGACCTCTTCGAGGGTTCGTACTACGACACGCCCAATACGAAGCACGACGTCATCTTCGCGCTCAACGTTCTCCATCATTCGCTCAAGCGCAAGGAAACGACCGAGCAACTCGAGGCTTTCCTGCCGAAGCTCGATTGCAAGATGATGATCTTCGAGTCCCACGACGACGGCGAACTTCCGATGAAGTCGGCCTACCGGCCGCTGTCGCCCGACGATTTCGTGAAGCTGATTTCCGAGAAGACCGGGCTGGGCAAGGTCGAGGAAATCGGCATCGATGGAAAGCGAAGGATCTTCAAGCTCAAGCGTGCGTAG
- a CDS encoding sialidase family protein — protein MLFLRKILLALCISWAVPFLAAGKGWAQKQDYGHAVQAGEIKVAEGDYSHFPRLARGQGGRLGVLYYRGYNHGSGDNQGIAKSQKPHGAGPAQLSINGTYARGGSAELPVAGQLTISVEKDETARRFTIVGEDRDGRRIEETVAGAGAKRAYTRQRYKRVSSIAVDGATAGRISVGPRVVPSNMEFRYSDDGGGNWSGAIVLADGIGSDDTFYYVGALAGLPNGTFMAVYVRVNPDNGRTDSLRRISTDNGVTWSKAEPIQFTGANPRTTFRLWGQIQATPSGKLVAMAYAGEDNWALVSSDLGRTWMANLIVRTPPETDYNEMAVAIVSDMDWIAIARGATRGQGGSSMRQFVTRDGGKTWADLGGTNADWSGGYVSPAMQTMRCGSQATVVWVYMARASRSSPPPTPNSLIVRYAPAAAALESAKAWSGQNIIGNVGSFTHRSGYPSIAMNEACSSGVIVAGRETSETTAGIVAMKWSIPADLLSKMKGP, from the coding sequence ATGTTGTTCCTCAGGAAAATCCTGCTCGCCCTGTGCATCTCGTGGGCCGTTCCGTTCCTCGCCGCAGGAAAAGGCTGGGCCCAGAAGCAGGACTATGGCCACGCCGTCCAGGCGGGCGAGATCAAGGTCGCGGAAGGCGATTACTCCCATTTCCCGCGCCTTGCCCGCGGGCAGGGCGGCCGGCTCGGCGTGCTCTACTATCGCGGCTACAATCACGGGTCCGGCGACAATCAGGGAATAGCGAAGTCACAGAAGCCTCACGGTGCAGGGCCGGCTCAGCTCAGCATCAACGGGACTTACGCCAGGGGCGGATCGGCGGAACTGCCCGTGGCGGGCCAGCTCACGATCAGCGTCGAGAAAGATGAGACGGCCCGCAGGTTCACGATCGTCGGCGAGGATCGGGACGGCCGGCGCATCGAGGAGACCGTCGCCGGCGCTGGCGCCAAGCGTGCCTACACGCGGCAGCGTTACAAGCGCGTCAGCAGTATCGCCGTCGACGGCGCGACGGCGGGCCGTATCAGCGTCGGTCCACGCGTCGTGCCGTCGAACATGGAGTTTCGCTACTCCGACGATGGCGGCGGAAACTGGTCGGGCGCGATCGTCCTCGCCGACGGCATCGGAAGCGACGACACGTTCTACTATGTCGGGGCTTTGGCCGGCCTGCCCAATGGCACGTTCATGGCCGTCTATGTCCGGGTCAATCCGGACAATGGCCGGACGGACTCGCTGCGGCGGATCTCGACCGACAACGGCGTCACATGGAGCAAGGCCGAGCCGATCCAGTTCACCGGCGCCAATCCCCGGACCACGTTTCGCCTGTGGGGCCAGATCCAGGCGACGCCGTCCGGAAAGCTGGTCGCGATGGCCTATGCCGGCGAGGACAACTGGGCGCTGGTCTCTTCGGATCTCGGCAGGACCTGGATGGCCAATCTCATCGTCCGGACGCCGCCCGAGACCGACTACAACGAGATGGCGGTCGCGATCGTGTCGGACATGGACTGGATCGCCATCGCGCGCGGGGCCACGCGCGGGCAGGGCGGGTCCTCGATGCGCCAGTTCGTGACGCGCGATGGCGGAAAGACCTGGGCCGATCTGGGCGGCACGAACGCCGACTGGAGCGGTGGCTATGTCAGTCCGGCGATGCAGACGATGCGCTGCGGCTCGCAGGCGACGGTGGTGTGGGTCTACATGGCACGCGCGTCACGATCCTCGCCGCCGCCGACGCCGAACAGCCTTATCGTGCGGTATGCTCCGGCGGCGGCCGCGCTGGAAAGCGCGAAGGCGTGGAGCGGCCAGAACATCATCGGAAATGTCGGCAGCTTCACCCATCGCTCCGGCTATCCCAGCATCGCGATGAACGAGGCCTGCAGCAGTGGCGTGATCGTGGCGGGGCGCGAGACGAGCGAAACGACGGCCGGCATCGTGGCCATGAAGTGGAGTATCCCGGCGGACCTCCTCTCGAAGATGAAGGGGCCGTAG
- a CDS encoding class I SAM-dependent methyltransferase, translated as MNSMTYPKPASESLKQAVREIIGGDGKAYAEIPHPDFAAWPSKRKAAKRQKLIEPHLEYRGGTALDIGTYLGAFSHWLEDLGYRVTAVERNRQCVAVARQLRDLSGKTFEIQEGSFHDLVQTKFDVVLALNVFYQSLRRPNSFAQLEEFLPRLDCHMMIFESHDPSALPPVEGRPDMSPEEFVRFIADRAGLSDVQEIGKDGPRTLYKLKRSADGRAKDATIEIKPAAPVKKAAPAAKPRPAKEAKPAKEAKPPITVAGLALILDAGVEKLVGDHIGCAVRQLDKKEHIRPKVSQGKRRYFRHRLETVEAKPRQLTVFSKSGVGAPNYLLQIESIFNDVRIEEFRAPHFYGIADLADGQREGRVGVWEFIAGETYAVQQASREILHRLVKAAAGIGTATENAKVRVPRLRDRVRFAKPLAAAVETTLGILETRGVDTSSLRPQADRFAAHEESVLARLRDIGNTTLCHMDFGNGNVVFPETGPPIVIDWESACLGPPASTLRKLAMVHAEIHPELAALYAKTVQSLGGQANVADALFAMRAVQVYYSLDWGCRRDPNEGNMVEHAIRWGLTNLDFLEIP; from the coding sequence ATGAATTCAATGACTTATCCGAAGCCGGCCTCGGAAAGCCTGAAGCAGGCCGTTCGCGAGATCATCGGCGGCGACGGAAAGGCTTATGCGGAAATCCCGCATCCGGATTTTGCTGCCTGGCCCTCCAAGCGTAAGGCCGCCAAGCGTCAGAAGCTCATCGAGCCGCATCTAGAGTACCGCGGGGGTACGGCGCTGGATATCGGCACCTATCTCGGAGCGTTCTCGCACTGGCTCGAAGACCTCGGCTATCGCGTCACGGCCGTCGAACGCAATCGCCAGTGCGTCGCCGTCGCGCGTCAGCTGCGCGATCTCTCGGGCAAGACATTCGAGATCCAGGAAGGCTCCTTCCACGATCTCGTCCAGACCAAATTCGACGTCGTGCTCGCCCTCAACGTGTTCTACCAGTCACTGAGGCGGCCGAATTCCTTCGCACAGCTCGAGGAGTTCCTGCCGCGGCTCGACTGCCACATGATGATTTTCGAGTCGCACGATCCATCGGCGCTTCCTCCTGTCGAGGGCCGGCCGGACATGTCGCCCGAAGAGTTCGTGCGATTCATCGCCGACAGGGCAGGCTTGTCGGACGTCCAGGAAATCGGCAAGGACGGCCCGAGGACGCTCTACAAGCTGAAGCGTTCTGCCGACGGCCGGGCGAAGGACGCAACCATCGAGATCAAGCCGGCCGCGCCAGTCAAGAAAGCCGCGCCTGCCGCCAAACCGAGGCCGGCCAAGGAAGCAAAACCCGCCAAGGAAGCCAAGCCACCGATCACCGTGGCTGGTCTCGCACTGATCCTGGACGCGGGCGTGGAGAAGCTCGTCGGCGATCACATCGGCTGTGCAGTCCGCCAGCTCGACAAGAAGGAACACATCCGGCCCAAGGTCTCGCAGGGCAAGAGGCGGTACTTTCGGCACAGGCTCGAAACGGTCGAGGCGAAGCCGAGGCAATTGACCGTCTTCTCCAAGAGCGGCGTCGGTGCTCCCAACTATCTCCTTCAGATCGAATCCATCTTCAACGACGTCAGGATCGAGGAGTTTCGCGCACCGCATTTCTACGGCATCGCCGATCTCGCCGATGGCCAGCGAGAAGGACGCGTCGGAGTCTGGGAGTTCATCGCCGGCGAAACCTATGCCGTCCAGCAGGCGAGCCGCGAGATACTCCACAGGCTGGTCAAGGCGGCGGCCGGGATCGGCACGGCCACCGAGAACGCCAAGGTGCGCGTTCCGAGGCTTCGCGATCGCGTGCGCTTTGCAAAGCCCCTGGCGGCCGCGGTCGAGACGACCCTGGGCATCCTCGAAACGCGCGGCGTGGACACCTCGTCCTTGAGACCACAGGCGGACCGCTTTGCCGCGCACGAAGAAAGCGTACTGGCGCGGCTGCGCGACATCGGCAACACCACCCTCTGTCACATGGATTTCGGCAACGGCAACGTCGTGTTCCCCGAAACGGGACCGCCGATCGTCATCGACTGGGAATCGGCCTGCCTCGGCCCGCCGGCGAGCACTTTGCGCAAGCTCGCCATGGTCCATGCGGAAATCCACCCCGAACTGGCCGCGCTGTACGCGAAGACCGTTCAATCCCTCGGCGGCCAGGCCAATGTCGCCGACGCGCTCTTCGCGATGCGGGCGGTTCAGGTCTACTACTCGCTGGACTGGGGATGCCGGCGCGATCCCAACGAAGGCAACATGGTGGAACACGCGATCCGCTGGGGTCTGACAAACCTCGACTTTCTCGAGATCCCCTAG
- the pseB gene encoding UDP-N-acetylglucosamine 4,6-dehydratase (inverting), giving the protein MRVINDKAYSFFDDKSVLITGGTGSFGNLFIKNVLERSKPRRVIVYSRDEFKQYEMQQRFDLHDYPAIRYFIGDVRDANRLEMAMREVDCVVHAAAMKHVPAAEYNPFECLHTNVNGAENVVHAALRNGVKNVLALSTDKACNPINLYGASKLASDKIFVSANNLSGSIGTRFTVLRYGNVVGSRGSVIPFFRRLVEQKADHLPITDERMTRFWITLQQGVDFAASVINAAHGGEIFVPKIPSMRITDLARVMAPTIPMKNIGIRPGEKLHEVMVGEDDSRQTCELEDCYVIEPAFNWWKRDSYVGNGAERVADGFRYSSDNNNRWVSDEELKAFLRDIK; this is encoded by the coding sequence GTGCGGGTCATTAACGACAAGGCGTATTCGTTCTTCGATGACAAGTCCGTGCTGATCACGGGCGGGACCGGTTCTTTCGGCAACCTGTTCATCAAGAACGTACTGGAGCGGTCCAAGCCGCGACGCGTGATCGTGTACTCGCGCGACGAGTTCAAGCAGTACGAAATGCAACAGCGCTTCGACCTGCATGACTATCCGGCGATCCGCTACTTCATCGGCGACGTTCGCGACGCGAACCGCCTCGAGATGGCGATGCGCGAAGTCGACTGCGTCGTGCACGCGGCCGCGATGAAGCATGTGCCCGCCGCCGAATACAACCCGTTCGAGTGCCTGCACACCAACGTCAACGGCGCCGAGAACGTGGTTCATGCCGCGCTGCGCAACGGCGTGAAGAACGTGCTCGCCCTTTCCACGGACAAGGCCTGCAACCCGATCAATCTCTACGGCGCGAGCAAGCTCGCTTCCGACAAGATCTTCGTGTCGGCCAACAACCTGTCGGGCTCGATCGGCACGCGCTTCACCGTGCTGCGCTACGGCAACGTGGTCGGCTCGCGTGGCAGCGTCATTCCGTTCTTCCGCCGGCTGGTCGAGCAGAAGGCCGATCATCTGCCGATCACCGACGAGCGCATGACGCGCTTCTGGATCACGCTGCAGCAGGGCGTCGATTTCGCGGCCTCCGTGATCAACGCCGCGCATGGCGGCGAGATTTTCGTCCCGAAGATCCCCAGCATGCGGATCACCGACTTGGCGCGTGTCATGGCGCCGACGATCCCGATGAAGAACATCGGCATCCGCCCCGGCGAGAAGCTGCATGAGGTCATGGTCGGCGAGGACGATTCGCGGCAGACCTGCGAACTCGAGGATTGCTACGTCATCGAGCCGGCGTTCAACTGGTGGAAGCGCGACAGCTATGTCGGTAACGGTGCCGAACGGGTCGCCGACGGCTTCCGCTACTCCAGCGACAACAACAATCGTTGGGTCTCGGACGAAGAACTGAAGGCGTTCCTGCGGGACATCAAGTGA
- the rfbD gene encoding dTDP-4-dehydrorhamnose reductase, whose product MRVIVIGRSGQLARALAERASGDLDVVRLGRPDLDLDLETVRDISDRLSSLHPDIIVNTAAFTDVDGAERTPEAAFRVNCDGARRVAEAAATLGVPLVHLSTEYVFDGGSDRPYRETDPTAPLNVYGRSKLSGEAAVAEITADHAILRTSWLYSPYSRNFFTKVLEKSRGSAEIPVVADRLGSPTTVFELARGIEQVARNLLAWRHSRRGRGMFHMTCAGETSWAGFASEILRNKGCTVRPVTSDSFVELARRPMNSRLCNDRLSDVHGVALARWQDALSEVWTRYGDVGR is encoded by the coding sequence GTGCGCGTGATCGTGATCGGCCGAAGCGGTCAGCTTGCGCGTGCCCTCGCGGAACGGGCGAGTGGCGACCTTGACGTCGTCCGGCTGGGACGTCCCGACCTCGATCTCGATCTCGAGACGGTTCGCGATATCTCCGATCGCCTCTCCTCGCTCCACCCCGACATCATCGTGAACACCGCGGCCTTCACCGATGTGGACGGCGCCGAGCGGACACCCGAGGCGGCCTTTCGGGTGAATTGCGACGGCGCCCGCCGGGTCGCCGAGGCCGCGGCGACGCTGGGCGTGCCACTGGTCCACCTGTCCACCGAGTATGTCTTCGACGGCGGAAGTGATCGCCCCTATCGGGAAACCGACCCGACCGCTCCGCTCAACGTGTATGGCCGCTCGAAGCTGTCGGGCGAGGCCGCTGTCGCCGAAATCACGGCCGACCATGCGATCCTGCGAACGAGCTGGCTCTACTCACCCTACAGCCGCAACTTCTTCACCAAGGTGCTGGAGAAAAGTCGCGGCAGCGCGGAAATACCGGTGGTCGCCGACCGTCTCGGATCGCCCACTACCGTCTTTGAACTTGCGCGCGGCATCGAGCAGGTCGCCCGCAATCTCCTGGCATGGCGGCACAGCCGCCGCGGCCGGGGCATGTTCCACATGACCTGCGCCGGCGAGACGAGTTGGGCAGGCTTCGCGTCGGAGATTCTGCGGAACAAGGGCTGCACGGTGCGGCCCGTCACCTCCGACAGCTTCGTCGAACTCGCCCGCCGCCCGATGAATTCACGCCTCTGCAACGACCGCCTGTCTGATGTGCATGGGGTCGCACTGGCGCGCTGGCAGGACGCCCTGTCCGAAGTTTGGACCCGTTACGGCGACGTCGGCAGGTAA
- a CDS encoding N-acetylneuraminate synthase family protein — protein sequence MKSTFKIDNTPVGDGAPCYVIAEIGSNHNQDFALALKHIDAAAAAGVDAVKFQTFKASTHISRYAESPAYLDKKDLHELIHSLELDRSWHGALKKHSEERGVTFLSSPCDHEAVAELAALGMAANKVASFDMPDLDLVRVVAETGKPTILSTGLADWMEIQRAVDTCRAAGNEDIVLLQCTSIYPAPPHLSNLRAMATMRDAFNVITGYSDHTLGDNMACAAVAMGACMIEKHFTLDRNLPGPDHSFACQPEELREMVRKIREIEAGLGDGVKNGPRPEEQEMADKARRSIHAATDIKAGEVIRREMLVNKRPGHGIPPHLREHIVGRTARQDIKADAWLTWDVI from the coding sequence ATGAAAAGCACCTTCAAGATCGACAATACGCCCGTGGGCGACGGCGCTCCGTGTTACGTGATCGCCGAGATCGGTTCGAACCATAATCAGGATTTCGCCCTCGCCCTGAAGCACATCGACGCCGCCGCGGCTGCGGGGGTCGATGCGGTCAAGTTCCAGACCTTCAAGGCCTCGACGCATATTTCCCGCTACGCCGAATCGCCCGCCTATCTCGACAAGAAGGACCTCCACGAGCTGATCCATTCGCTCGAACTGGACCGCTCCTGGCACGGCGCCCTGAAGAAGCACAGCGAGGAGCGCGGGGTCACCTTCCTGAGTTCACCCTGCGACCATGAGGCGGTCGCCGAACTGGCGGCGCTGGGCATGGCGGCCAACAAGGTCGCCTCTTTCGACATGCCCGACCTGGACCTTGTCCGCGTCGTCGCGGAAACGGGCAAGCCGACGATCCTGTCGACCGGTCTCGCCGACTGGATGGAGATCCAGCGTGCCGTCGACACCTGCAGGGCCGCCGGGAACGAGGATATCGTCCTGCTGCAATGCACGTCGATCTATCCGGCGCCGCCGCACCTTTCGAACCTGCGCGCGATGGCGACAATGCGCGACGCGTTCAACGTCATCACGGGCTATTCCGATCATACGCTCGGCGACAACATGGCATGTGCCGCGGTCGCAATGGGCGCCTGCATGATCGAGAAGCACTTCACGCTGGATCGCAATCTGCCGGGGCCGGACCACTCCTTCGCCTGCCAGCCGGAAGAGCTTCGCGAGATGGTGCGCAAGATCCGCGAGATCGAGGCGGGACTTGGCGACGGCGTGAAGAACGGCCCGCGCCCGGAAGAACAGGAAATGGCCGACAAGGCCCGTCGCAGCATCCACGCCGCCACCGACATCAAGGCCGGCGAGGTGATCCGCCGCGAGATGCTGGTCAACAAGCGCCCGGGTCACGGCATTCCGCCGCATCTTCGCGAGCACATCGTGGGCCGCACGGCACGCCAGGACATCAAGGCCGATGCGTGGCTGACCTGGGACGTGATCTGA
- a CDS encoding glycosyltransferase domain-containing protein — protein sequence MKTARGALQFSLIRLKSRVRVATERFAPRVARFLIDSLGIMALPGYRALARLVLHRWVCAIDAAIERDFYLEQVEPGARRGAARDPALHYCLTGWMQGFSPALRFDPAAYRHAATGLHWAADPFLHHVEHQAWRDRLGQSVSAVVPPPLAVVPVPSGRERATGRCVIYTAVAGGYDVVRAPEFVPDNCDFVLLSDQPLDAKGWKVRPLIYDHPDPRRAARHAKLHPHLYFPEYRHSLWIDANIGVRGDAGRFVDALTDDSAVGVFSHPTRDCVFDEGDEWIGRKDPEAEAIARQLGHYRMEGHPAGSGLWETSVMVRRHHDPSCIALMTDWWREIERGSARDQVSFPIAARRQSRIVATLAPPGVHARNHPHLTSAPHLQFRLQPDPTLPPLSAERREVRLGALSLTLVILGEDETSDASRLLAGFDRRGSRVVFAGREADVVSVNAILEAADGDWIVLLKGGTTLATDALCKLVATGEQAPRLGVIGPLSTALLAEGGEVAAVETLERLPVDEVSALCAAASDGRYLLIPWVDGPCVAIRRSMLGAVGALEEVAFGSVWDAVLDLCLRAEDRGFVNCISGETFARGQTITADFFPLQSEALRTRHGRERLEMATDRIRIHPGLVALRRRIVELASRYGKGAD from the coding sequence ATGAAAACGGCAAGAGGGGCGTTGCAGTTCTCCTTGATCCGGTTGAAGAGCCGCGTGCGCGTGGCGACAGAGCGCTTTGCGCCCAGGGTCGCGCGCTTTCTGATCGACAGTCTGGGGATCATGGCGCTACCCGGCTATCGGGCACTTGCGAGACTAGTGCTGCATCGCTGGGTGTGCGCGATCGACGCGGCGATCGAGAGGGACTTCTATCTCGAGCAGGTCGAGCCCGGGGCGCGCCGCGGCGCCGCGCGGGATCCGGCGCTGCATTATTGCCTGACGGGATGGATGCAGGGGTTCAGTCCGGCCTTGCGCTTCGACCCCGCCGCCTACCGGCACGCTGCGACCGGACTCCATTGGGCCGCCGATCCTTTCCTTCACCATGTCGAGCATCAGGCATGGCGCGACAGGCTTGGGCAGTCGGTTTCGGCGGTGGTGCCGCCGCCGCTTGCCGTCGTTCCGGTGCCATCGGGACGGGAGCGGGCGACAGGACGATGCGTCATCTATACGGCGGTCGCCGGTGGTTACGACGTTGTGCGTGCCCCGGAGTTCGTACCCGACAATTGTGATTTCGTGCTTCTCAGCGATCAGCCTCTCGACGCGAAAGGCTGGAAGGTGCGGCCGCTGATCTACGATCATCCGGATCCCCGGCGAGCCGCGCGACACGCGAAGCTGCATCCCCATCTCTACTTTCCCGAGTACCGGCACAGCCTCTGGATCGACGCCAATATCGGCGTGCGCGGCGATGCGGGCCGGTTCGTCGACGCCCTCACGGATGACTCCGCGGTAGGGGTCTTCAGTCACCCGACGCGCGACTGCGTGTTCGACGAGGGCGATGAGTGGATCGGGCGCAAGGACCCGGAGGCTGAGGCCATCGCCCGGCAACTGGGGCACTATCGGATGGAGGGACATCCGGCTGGTTCCGGCCTGTGGGAAACGTCGGTCATGGTGCGGCGGCATCACGATCCCTCATGTATCGCCCTCATGACCGATTGGTGGCGCGAGATCGAGCGGGGCAGCGCACGCGATCAGGTGAGTTTTCCGATCGCCGCCCGCCGCCAGTCCCGAATCGTCGCCACCCTCGCACCGCCGGGTGTGCACGCGCGTAATCATCCGCACCTTACTTCGGCGCCGCACCTGCAGTTCAGGCTCCAACCCGATCCCACGTTGCCACCCTTGTCCGCCGAGAGGCGTGAGGTCCGCTTGGGGGCCCTTTCGTTGACACTCGTGATTCTCGGCGAAGATGAAACTTCGGATGCGTCCCGCCTGCTGGCGGGGTTCGATCGGCGTGGCAGCCGGGTCGTGTTTGCCGGGCGAGAGGCCGATGTGGTTTCGGTGAATGCGATCCTCGAGGCAGCAGACGGCGATTGGATCGTCCTTCTGAAAGGCGGCACGACGCTCGCGACCGATGCGCTGTGCAAGCTTGTGGCGACCGGCGAGCAGGCGCCGCGGCTGGGGGTAATCGGTCCTCTTTCGACCGCCCTGCTTGCGGAGGGGGGAGAAGTCGCTGCCGTCGAGACTCTGGAGAGGTTGCCGGTCGACGAAGTATCAGCCCTCTGCGCCGCTGCGTCGGACGGTCGCTACCTCCTGATTCCCTGGGTCGACGGACCGTGCGTCGCGATCAGACGGTCCATGCTGGGAGCGGTCGGTGCTCTGGAAGAAGTCGCCTTCGGCAGTGTGTGGGATGCCGTGCTGGACCTGTGCCTGCGGGCGGAGGATCGGGGCTTTGTAAATTGCATTTCCGGTGAGACGTTTGCTCGCGGGCAAACAATTACGGCGGATTTTTTCCCTCTTCAGAGTGAGGCCCTGCGCACAAGGCATGGGCGGGAGCGCCTGGAGATGGCTACGGATAGAATCCGCATCCATCCCGGCCTCGTTGCGTTGCGTCGACGAATTGTGGAGCTCGCAAGTCGATACGGGAAAGGGGCCGATTGA